The DNA sequence CCTGATCCGGACGGTATGTCTCAACTCCCTGAAGCCCTAGTTGGCTCAGAAGGGACAGTGCCCGTTCTCGATCATTTCGGCTGGGGCGGCGGATGGGGAGCATTGCGTTTTCAAGCAGGCTGAGCCACGGGAGAAGCAGGTGCTCCTGAGACATCCACGCTGCATTTTGTGATAAATCGTCGACGGACTTATCTTGCCAGAGGATGGTGCCTTCATCCCGGGGAAGTGCACCGATGAGGAGATCAAAGAGAGTACTCTTACCGCATCCCGAGGGACCGATCAGAGCTACGAACTGGCCTGCCTCGACGTCCAGGGAGAATCCCTTTACGATGGGTATCTCACCGAAATACTTCGTCACTCTCTGGAGGGAGACAAGGCTCATCGATCGCCGGTCCGGGGCAACCTTTTCCAGATGAGGAAGATCACGATCAGCGATAGAATCATATTGACGACCATGTAGCTACCGTTGTAGCCCAGGGAATAGAGCAGGGGATGCTGCCCTTCGGGGGCGTAGCTTGC is a window from the Dethiosulfovibrio peptidovorans genome containing:
- a CDS encoding toluene ABC transporter ATP-binding protein, which gives rise to MSLVSLQRVTKYFGEIPIVKGFSLDVEAGQFVALIGPSGCGKSTLFDLLIGALPRDEGTILWQDKSVDDLSQNAAWMSQEHLLLPWLSLLENAMLPIRRPSRNDRERALSLLSQLGLQGVETYRPDQVSGGMRQRCALARTLLFERKLLLLDEPLSALDALTRQGLQELLTVIQRDFAKSIVMITHDVEEALITADRLLVLSRSPMTVLENLSLTNPKPRHRDSPTIVSLRRHIMDRLQREGILR